GTTGGAGCTTTTTTTCAACATTGTTGAAAACAAAGCTCCCGTCCAAGACCGCAGGTGTGAAACGGTGAATGAAGTAAGAGAGCATTTACACTAAACGTTTTACTTAATACTAACATGCCTGCGCAGACGGTGGTTTCGACTCAGACTCTCTGGGAAAACGAACACCGTAGAGCGGTAAAGTACTTTTGCTTAAACAAAGGCGCTTTATCAATCTGGAACTCTGAAATGCTATTCGAGAGAATAAATTTTCAGTTAATAAGAGGTGAACTCAGTGGCACTAGGCTTAGCAGCAAAAAAAGAGATCGTAGCGGAAGTTAACGAAGTTGCGTCTCGAGCTCTATCCGTTGCCGTCGCTGAATACCGTGGGATGGAAGTTTCAGAACTGACTGACCTGCGTATTAAAGCGCGTGAGCAAGGCGTATACCTTAAAGTTGTACGTAATACTCTTGCAAAACGTGGTTTAGCAGACAGTAAGTTTTCTGATTTAGAAGAAGCTTTAACTGGTCCTTTGATTTATGGTTTTTCAATAGACGCACCTGGCGGTGCAGCACGTCTGTTCAAAGATTTCAGCAAAACAAATGACAAGCTTAAAGTAACAGCGCTTTCAATTGGTAGTGGTTTATTGGGTCCAGAAAAATTGGATGCAGTAGCTTCACTTCCTACTCGCGACGAAGCATTGGCAAGACTTCTTGCTACCTTCAAAGCACCTGTCGAGAAGTTCGTTCGTACAATCAACGAAGTTCCAGGCAAGTTTGTGCGTGTATTGGCGGCGATCAAAGACGAAAAATAATTTTCGTCTTTGGCATTAAAATTTTTAACAACTAACCCCAGGAGTTTAGAGAAAATGGCTCTAACTAAAGAAGATATCTTAAACGCGATTGCTGAAATGCCAGTTATGGAATTGGTAGAGTTAATCGAAGCAGCTGAAGAAAAATTTAACGTTTCTGCTGCAGCAGCTGTTGCTGTTGCCGGCCCTGCTGTAGCTGCTGAAGCTGCAGAAGAGCAAACAGAATTTGACGTTGTAATGACTTCATTCGGCGCTAACAAAGTTGCTGTTATCAAAGCAGTACGTAGCGCTACTGGACTTGGTCTTAAAGAAGCTAAAGAAGTTGTTGAATCAGCTCCTAAAGCTATCAAAGAAGGCGTGTCTAAAGACGAAGCTGAAGCACTTAAAGCTGAACTTGAAGCAGCTGGCGCAGAAGTGGAACTTAAGTAATTTGTTAACTAACAGATTACTTGCCTGAAAAGGCTTGGGCTGGTGATTATTTAATCACCAGCCTTTTTGCGCTGTAGGATAGGGCATTTATACCCTTTAAAACTATCCTTCGGATTAGCGCATAAGCGGAATGGAAAAGTAAAATAAAACCAATGGGTTAAGTATTATTTTAGTTAATACTATTTAAAAAATTGGTGTATGCTTAGAAATTGCGTCCAAAAGGGTGCTTGAAGTTTGTTTGGTAAAAGCGCTTTACCGAGCAAGTTGGGTCAAAAATCAGAATGCTGAGGAACCCATGGTTTACTCCAATAGCGAAAAGAAACGTATCCGTAAGGATTTTGGCAAACGCCCACAGGTATTAGAGATACCTTATCTTCTTTCAATCCAGCTCGATTCTTTTAAGAAGTTTATCGATTGCGATGTTGATGGTCAGTATGGACTAGAAGCTGCATTTCGATCTGTCTTTCCAATTAAAAGTTATTCGGGGAACTCTGAATTACAGTACGTGAGCTACCGTTTAGGTGAGCCAGTATTTGACGTTAAAGAATGTCAAATTCGTGGTGTGACTTATTCTGCTCCGCTAAGAGTTAAACTGCGTTTGGTGTTGTTTGATAAAGAAGCCGCACCTGGCACTGTTAAAGATATAAAAGAACAAGAAGTTTACATGGGCGAAATTCCGCTCATGACGGAAAATGGTACTTTTGTGATCAACGGAACTGAGCGTGTAATCGTTTCTCAGTTACACCGTTCACCTGGTGTGTTCTTTGATCATGACAAAGGTAAGACCCACTCCTCCGGTAAAGTATTGTATAACGCGCGAGTTATCCCTTACCGTGGTTCTTGGTTAGACTTCGAATTTGACCCCAAAGACAATTTATATGTTCGTATAGACCGTCGTCGTAAATTGCCAGCAACAATCATCTTACGTGCTTTAGAAATGAGCACTGAAGAGGTTTTGGAATTGTTCTTTGAAAAAGACCAAATCCGTATGGTTGATGGTAAATTCATGATGGACATCGTACCAGAGCGTCTACGTGGTGAAACTGCGCAATTTGACATTTTGGATGGCGAAGGCAATGTTGTAGTTGAAACCAACCGTCGTATTTCAGCACGTCATACTCGTGCACTTGAAAAAGCTAATGTTACTCAGTTAGAAGTTCCTGCAGATTTCCTAGTTGGTCGTGTAATTGCGAAAACCTATGTGAATGAAGAGACTGGTGAAGTAATTCTTAACGCCAACGACGAGTTGACTCTTGAAACGTTAGAAGCGTTATTGAACTCAGAATTAACTGCGTTTGATACTCTTTATATTAACGAACTTGATCATGGTGCTTATATTTCTTCGACTTTGCGTATAGACAGTTCAACCAACCGTCTTGAAGCTTTGGTTGAGATTTACCGTATGATGCGTCCTGGTGAGCCACCAACTAAAGATGCTGCAGAAACATTGTTCAATAACTTGTTCTTCTCAGAAGACCGTTATGACTTGTCTGCTGTTGGACGCATGAAGTTCAACCGTCGTTTAGGCCGTGAAGAGCTTACAGGTTCTGGCACGCTAGATAAAGCCGACATTGTTTCTGTTATGAAACAGCTAATCACTATTCGTGATGGCAAAGATGAAGTGGATGATATCGATCACTTAGGTAACCGTCGTATTCGTTCTGTAGGCGAAATGGCAGAAAACCAATTCCGTGTAGGTCTAGTTCGTGTAGAACGTGCTGTTAAAGAGCGCTTAAGCCTTGGGGATCTTGATGCGATTATGCCGCAAGATTTGATTAACGCTAAGCCTATTTCAGCAGCG
Above is a window of Aliiglaciecola sp. LCG003 DNA encoding:
- the rplJ gene encoding 50S ribosomal protein L10, producing MALGLAAKKEIVAEVNEVASRALSVAVAEYRGMEVSELTDLRIKAREQGVYLKVVRNTLAKRGLADSKFSDLEEALTGPLIYGFSIDAPGGAARLFKDFSKTNDKLKVTALSIGSGLLGPEKLDAVASLPTRDEALARLLATFKAPVEKFVRTINEVPGKFVRVLAAIKDEK
- the rplL gene encoding 50S ribosomal protein L7/L12, yielding MALTKEDILNAIAEMPVMELVELIEAAEEKFNVSAAAAVAVAGPAVAAEAAEEQTEFDVVMTSFGANKVAVIKAVRSATGLGLKEAKEVVESAPKAIKEGVSKDEAEALKAELEAAGAEVELK